The following are encoded in a window of Miltoncostaea marina genomic DNA:
- a CDS encoding SHOCT domain-containing protein, with protein sequence MPDPQEQMRQTAREIGQELSRALEQAARLAKAAGEDLSRLVGDARGPFGGRRGAGPHASPADAIREIARLRDEGLITEDEFQAKKTDLLSRV encoded by the coding sequence ATGCCGGATCCCCAGGAGCAGATGCGCCAGACGGCGCGCGAGATCGGACAGGAGCTGTCGCGGGCGCTCGAGCAGGCCGCCCGCCTGGCCAAGGCCGCGGGCGAGGACCTGTCGCGCCTCGTGGGCGACGCGCGGGGGCCGTTCGGCGGCCGGCGCGGCGCCGGCCCGCACGCCTCGCCGGCGGACGCGATCCGCGAGATCGCCCGCCTGCGCGACGAGGGCCTGATCACCGAGGACGAGTTCCAGGCCAAGAAGACCGACCTCCTCTCGCGCGTATGA
- a CDS encoding MarR family winged helix-turn-helix transcriptional regulator — MNRSTTPADGEDRARLARRAIEALERVACATGRELDRHAAGYGVSDAKLEVLEVLLCARGGRACLHDLGDELGVTRPNVTKLVDGLERSGLVERRPHPSDGRMVQAHVTPAGAELADEALPGRERVMRDVWDGLDDDELARLIGLLEAVAERATAPARSR, encoded by the coding sequence ATGAACCGGTCAACGACCCCCGCCGACGGCGAGGATCGGGCACGGCTCGCCCGCCGCGCGATCGAGGCGCTGGAGCGCGTCGCCTGCGCGACGGGGCGCGAGCTGGATCGCCACGCCGCGGGCTACGGCGTCTCCGACGCCAAGCTCGAGGTGCTCGAGGTGCTGCTGTGCGCCCGGGGCGGCCGGGCCTGCCTGCACGACCTCGGCGACGAGCTCGGCGTGACCCGCCCCAACGTCACCAAGCTGGTGGACGGCCTCGAGCGCTCGGGGCTCGTCGAGCGCCGGCCGCACCCGAGCGACGGCCGCATGGTGCAGGCCCACGTGACCCCGGCGGGCGCGGAGCTCGCCGACGAGGCGCTGCCGGGGCGCGAGCGCGTCATGCGCGACGTCTGGGACGGCCTGGACGACGACGAGCTGGCGCGGCTGATCGGCCTGCTGGAGGCCGTCGCCGAGCGGGCGACCGCGCCGGCGCGGTCGCGGTAG
- a CDS encoding NYN domain-containing protein, producing MAEHESSLAVLVDFENMARPGAKGRGDFDIHLVLNRLAEKGRVLVKRAYADWSRYRDARHELQNAGLSLIEMPSAREGAKNRADIQMAVDAMELAYSREHVDNFVIVSGDSDFTPLVGKLRELNKRVIGVGNRESASELLIANCDEFIFYDLLAARAAGGRDGGRRVGSSGAQLDPMSLLQETLTALQREGVEWALASIVKDSMRRKYPAFDESEHGFSTFSKFLEEAGRTGLVRLETDPRSGTYRVELSDSPASVPPPAPPAAAEDRPAEESQEGGRRRRRRGGRGRGEAGAATGDVAAEARAGEAEVFEVVVTPTPDVDLGTLPPLDEPISYEDMIMLGPELGEDIPELAELSDVPAEGPPARSSRRRRRRGAAAEPEPTVADLEPLAGEEAPGAEAAPQEPAEAPAAEAEAQPEAEAPEAQPEGEAEGDAEPEAPRRRRRKRAAAEPEALVPAPDEGPAAGGPVPSDESIERPHGDQLVEAAPVAEEAPAEPAAEAAEEAPAAPRRRVRRRATTAQEPPVEAAVEEPAGPAAVEGAPMATAVEEEAPKPKRRTTRRTAAEPPAEEQPAAEAPAEPAAEEEAPKPKRRTTRRKAAEPPAEEQPAAEAPAEAPAEPAAEEEARSRSGAPPAARRPSRRPRSSPPPRRRPSRPPRRRPRSRSGAPPAARRPSRRPRSSPPPRRRPRPRGTPPGRRLHAGARACDRAR from the coding sequence ATGGCCGAGCACGAGAGCTCTCTCGCCGTGCTGGTCGACTTCGAGAACATGGCCCGCCCCGGGGCCAAGGGACGAGGCGACTTCGACATCCACCTGGTGCTCAACCGCCTGGCCGAGAAGGGCCGGGTGCTGGTGAAGCGCGCCTACGCCGACTGGAGCCGGTACCGCGACGCGCGCCACGAGCTGCAGAACGCCGGCCTGAGCCTCATCGAGATGCCGTCCGCGCGCGAGGGCGCGAAGAACCGGGCGGACATCCAGATGGCCGTCGACGCCATGGAGCTCGCCTACAGCCGCGAGCACGTCGACAACTTCGTGATCGTCTCGGGCGACAGCGACTTCACGCCCCTCGTCGGCAAGCTGCGCGAGCTCAACAAGCGCGTGATCGGGGTGGGCAACCGCGAGTCGGCCAGCGAGCTGCTGATCGCCAACTGCGACGAGTTCATCTTCTACGACCTGCTCGCGGCCCGCGCGGCCGGCGGGCGCGACGGCGGCCGGCGCGTCGGCAGCAGCGGCGCCCAGCTCGACCCCATGAGCCTGCTCCAGGAGACGCTCACCGCGCTGCAGCGCGAGGGCGTCGAGTGGGCCCTGGCGAGCATCGTGAAGGACTCGATGCGCCGCAAGTACCCGGCGTTCGACGAGAGCGAGCACGGGTTCTCGACGTTCTCGAAGTTCCTCGAGGAGGCCGGGCGCACGGGGCTCGTGCGGCTCGAGACCGACCCGCGCAGCGGGACCTACCGGGTGGAGCTGAGCGACTCGCCGGCCTCGGTGCCCCCGCCGGCACCGCCCGCGGCGGCCGAGGACCGGCCCGCCGAGGAGTCGCAGGAGGGCGGCCGGCGCCGCCGCCGGCGCGGCGGCCGCGGCCGCGGCGAGGCCGGCGCCGCGACCGGCGACGTTGCCGCCGAGGCGCGCGCCGGCGAGGCCGAGGTGTTCGAGGTCGTCGTGACCCCGACCCCCGACGTGGACCTCGGCACGCTGCCGCCCCTCGACGAGCCGATCTCGTACGAGGACATGATCATGCTCGGCCCGGAGCTCGGCGAGGACATCCCCGAGCTGGCCGAGCTCAGCGACGTCCCGGCCGAGGGCCCGCCCGCCCGCAGCTCGCGCCGCCGTCGCCGTCGCGGCGCCGCCGCGGAGCCGGAGCCGACGGTGGCGGACCTCGAGCCGCTCGCCGGCGAGGAGGCGCCCGGCGCCGAGGCCGCGCCGCAGGAGCCGGCCGAGGCCCCGGCCGCGGAGGCCGAGGCGCAGCCGGAGGCCGAGGCGCCCGAGGCCCAGCCGGAGGGCGAGGCCGAGGGCGACGCCGAGCCGGAGGCGCCGCGCCGGCGCCGCCGCAAGCGGGCGGCCGCCGAGCCGGAGGCGCTCGTGCCGGCCCCCGACGAGGGCCCCGCCGCCGGCGGGCCCGTCCCCAGCGACGAGTCGATCGAGCGGCCGCACGGCGACCAGCTCGTCGAGGCCGCCCCGGTCGCCGAGGAGGCGCCGGCCGAGCCCGCCGCCGAGGCCGCCGAGGAGGCGCCCGCCGCGCCGCGCCGGCGCGTGCGCCGCCGCGCCACGACCGCCCAGGAGCCGCCCGTCGAGGCGGCGGTCGAGGAGCCCGCCGGCCCCGCGGCCGTCGAGGGCGCGCCCATGGCCACGGCGGTCGAGGAGGAGGCCCCGAAGCCGAAGCGGCGCACCACCCGCCGCACGGCGGCCGAGCCGCCGGCCGAGGAGCAGCCCGCCGCGGAGGCGCCGGCCGAGCCGGCCGCCGAGGAGGAGGCCCCGAAGCCGAAGCGGCGCACCACCCGCCGCAAGGCCGCCGAGCCGCCGGCCGAGGAGCAGCCCGCCGCCGAGGCGCCGGCCGAGGCGCCGGCCGAGCCGGCCGCCGAGGAGGAGGCCCGAAGCCGAAGCGGCGCACCACCCGCCGCAAGGCGGCCGAGCCGCCGGCCGAGGAGCAGCCCGCCGCCGAGGCGCCGGCCGAGCCGGCCGCCGAGGAGGAGGCCCCGAAGCCGAAGCGGCGCACCACCCGCCGCAAGGCGGCCGAGCCGCCGGCCGAGGAGCAGCCCGCCGCCGAGGCGCCGGCCGAGGCCTAGAGGGACGCCGCCCGGGCGCCGGCTGCACGCCGGCGCCCGGGCGTGCGATCGTGCCCGGTGA
- a CDS encoding nuclear transport factor 2 family protein, giving the protein MTTAGGHPSDEDRERAALPVLERLLAASRARDLDALAGCYDQDVVWLAAEGTTRGRGDAVARHSAIAAAATGWSPPQQAGAKAALRWSGADGLEGVIVVEVRRGRVIFAATG; this is encoded by the coding sequence GTGACCACGGCCGGCGGCCACCCCAGCGACGAGGATCGCGAGCGGGCGGCGCTGCCGGTGCTGGAGCGGCTGCTGGCCGCGAGCCGGGCGCGGGACCTCGACGCGCTCGCCGGGTGCTACGACCAGGACGTCGTGTGGCTTGCGGCCGAGGGCACGACCCGCGGCCGCGGGGACGCCGTCGCCCGCCACTCGGCGATCGCCGCGGCGGCCACCGGGTGGTCGCCGCCCCAGCAGGCCGGGGCCAAGGCCGCCCTGCGCTGGTCGGGCGCCGACGGCCTCGAGGGCGTGATCGTCGTCGAGGTCCGCCGCGGCCGGGTCATCTTCGCGGCCACGGGGTAG
- a CDS encoding citrate synthase, translating into MTTQQPTATTDAPGSGNETLTIVDNRTGQSYELPITDGTIRATELRQIKVSDDDFGLMTYDPAFMNTASCRSEITFLDGDAGVLRYRGYPIEQLAEKSSFLEVAYLLVYGELPNQQQLDRWVHDITHHTFVHENVRTFMQGFRYDAHPMGMLQSSVGMLSTLYPEAKDLTDEENNELQIVRLIAKMPTLGAFAYRHITGKPFVYPNNELSYSENFLSMLFTTGVPQYTVDPRIVRALDVLFILHADHEQNCSTSAVRSVGSSQVDPYSAVAAGVSALYGPLHGGANEAVLKMLRRIERVENIPDFMEGVKAGKERLMGFGHRVYKNFDPRATIIKKACDDVFEVTGVNPLLEIAVELEKIALGDEYFVKRKLYPNVDFYSGLIYEALGMPEDMFTVLFAIGRTPGWVAQWREMLGDKDQKISRPRQVYVGPGERDYVEMSAR; encoded by the coding sequence ATGACCACTCAGCAGCCGACGGCCACAACCGATGCTCCGGGGTCGGGGAACGAGACCCTCACGATCGTCGACAACCGCACCGGCCAGAGCTACGAGCTGCCGATCACGGACGGCACGATCCGCGCGACGGAGCTCCGCCAGATCAAGGTCTCCGACGATGATTTCGGCCTGATGACCTATGACCCGGCGTTCATGAACACCGCGTCGTGTCGCAGTGAGATCACCTTCCTCGACGGCGACGCCGGCGTACTCCGGTACCGCGGCTACCCGATCGAGCAGCTCGCGGAGAAGAGCTCCTTCCTCGAGGTCGCCTACCTCCTCGTCTACGGGGAGCTGCCGAACCAGCAGCAGCTCGACAGGTGGGTGCACGACATCACCCACCACACGTTCGTCCACGAGAACGTGCGCACCTTCATGCAGGGCTTCCGCTACGACGCGCACCCGATGGGGATGCTGCAGTCGAGCGTCGGGATGCTCTCGACCCTGTACCCGGAGGCCAAGGACCTCACGGACGAGGAGAACAACGAGCTCCAGATCGTCCGCCTGATCGCCAAGATGCCGACGCTCGGCGCCTTCGCGTACCGCCACATCACGGGCAAGCCGTTCGTCTACCCGAACAACGAGCTGTCCTACAGCGAGAACTTCCTGTCGATGCTCTTCACGACGGGGGTGCCGCAGTACACGGTCGACCCGCGCATCGTGCGGGCGCTCGACGTGCTCTTCATCCTCCACGCCGACCACGAGCAGAACTGCTCGACCAGCGCCGTGCGCAGCGTCGGCTCCTCGCAGGTCGACCCGTACTCGGCGGTCGCCGCGGGCGTCAGCGCCCTCTACGGCCCGCTGCACGGCGGCGCCAACGAGGCCGTGCTCAAGATGCTCCGCCGCATCGAGCGGGTCGAGAACATCCCGGACTTCATGGAGGGCGTGAAGGCCGGCAAGGAGCGCCTGATGGGCTTCGGCCACCGGGTCTACAAGAACTTCGACCCGCGGGCGACGATCATCAAGAAGGCCTGCGATGACGTCTTCGAGGTGACCGGGGTCAACCCGCTCCTCGAGATCGCGGTCGAGCTCGAGAAGATCGCGCTCGGCGACGAGTACTTCGTCAAGCGCAAGCTCTACCCGAACGTCGACTTCTACTCGGGCCTGATCTACGAGGCGCTCGGCATGCCCGAGGACATGTTCACCGTCCTCTTCGCCATCGGCCGCACGCCCGGCTGGGTCGCCCAGTGGCGGGAGATGCTCGGCGACAAGGACCAGAAGATCTCGCGCCCGCGCCAGGTCTACGTGGGCCCGGGCGAGCGCGACTACGTGGAGATGTCCGCCCGCTAG
- a CDS encoding NAD-dependent epimerase/dehydratase family protein produces the protein MLVTGGAGFVGRAVLDRLVAEGRPVRALARSDASAAALAAAGAEPVRGDILDPASLGRAMHGCEVVYHLAGLNGFCLPRPSELFALNVDGTRNVVRAAAAAGARRVVHTSSAATIGEPRGTVATERTPHRGTFLSHYERSKTLAEEVAFAEARAAGLELVSVNPASVQGPGRTKGTARILIDALNGRLRLVVDSRMSLVSIDDCAEGHLLAERRGAPGERYLLCGTTMTVTEALELLESIAGVRERPRTLPGGVALAMAAGAEALARARRRRPPVCREMVRTLLHGHAYDGSRARRELGLAYTAPREWIGRAVRWYADEGLVTRELPGLDRDPPVAPPAPPGGTTTPP, from the coding sequence GTGCTCGTCACCGGCGGGGCCGGGTTCGTGGGGCGCGCGGTGCTCGACCGCCTGGTGGCGGAGGGCCGCCCCGTGCGGGCGCTGGCGCGCTCGGACGCCTCGGCCGCCGCGCTCGCCGCGGCGGGCGCCGAGCCCGTGCGCGGCGACATCCTCGACCCCGCCTCGCTGGGGCGCGCGATGCACGGCTGCGAGGTCGTCTACCACCTCGCCGGGCTCAACGGCTTCTGCCTGCCCCGGCCCTCGGAGCTGTTCGCGCTCAACGTCGACGGCACGCGCAACGTCGTGCGGGCCGCGGCGGCCGCCGGCGCGCGCCGCGTGGTGCACACCTCGTCGGCCGCGACGATCGGCGAGCCCCGGGGCACCGTGGCCACCGAACGCACGCCCCACCGGGGCACGTTCCTCTCCCACTACGAGCGCTCGAAGACGCTCGCGGAGGAGGTCGCGTTCGCCGAGGCGCGGGCCGCCGGGCTCGAGCTGGTGAGCGTCAACCCGGCCTCCGTGCAGGGCCCCGGCCGCACGAAGGGCACGGCCCGCATCCTGATCGACGCGCTCAACGGCCGCCTGCGGCTGGTGGTCGATTCGCGCATGTCGCTGGTCTCGATCGACGACTGCGCCGAGGGCCACCTGCTGGCCGAGCGCCGCGGCGCGCCCGGCGAGCGCTACCTGCTGTGCGGCACCACGATGACCGTGACCGAGGCGCTCGAGCTGCTCGAGTCGATCGCCGGCGTGCGCGAGCGCCCGCGGACCCTGCCCGGCGGCGTCGCGCTGGCGATGGCCGCCGGGGCCGAGGCCCTCGCCCGCGCGCGCCGGCGCCGGCCGCCGGTGTGCCGCGAGATGGTGCGCACCCTGCTGCACGGGCACGCCTACGACGGCTCGCGCGCGCGGCGCGAGCTGGGCCTGGCCTACACGGCGCCCCGCGAGTGGATCGGGCGCGCGGTGCGCTGGTACGCGGACGAGGGCCTGGTCACGCGCGAGCTGCCGGGCCTCGACCGGGACCCGCCGGTGGCGCCGCCGGCGCCCCCCGGTGGTACGACCACGCCGCCATGA
- the sixA gene encoding phosphohistidine phosphatase SixA: MRLLLLRHGIAEDAGPATGFRDAPRALTEEGAARMAQAARGMTALGVAADVVLSSPLTRCAQTAAIVCEALGGTPRQDRRLAPGMDLDALADVILEHPGAQAVLVCGHQPDLSEVVADLTAGGVVAFRRGSLAILDVDEPRRGGGRLSALYAPAALRAAGA; encoded by the coding sequence ATGCGCCTCCTTCTCCTGCGCCACGGGATCGCCGAGGACGCGGGCCCCGCGACGGGCTTCCGCGACGCCCCGCGCGCCCTCACCGAGGAGGGCGCCGCCCGGATGGCGCAGGCCGCCCGCGGCATGACCGCGCTCGGCGTCGCCGCCGACGTGGTGCTCTCGAGCCCGCTGACGCGTTGCGCCCAGACCGCCGCGATCGTCTGCGAGGCCCTCGGCGGGACGCCCCGTCAGGACCGCCGCCTCGCCCCCGGGATGGACCTGGACGCCCTCGCCGACGTGATCCTGGAGCACCCCGGCGCGCAGGCGGTCCTCGTCTGCGGGCACCAGCCCGACCTCTCCGAGGTCGTCGCCGACCTCACCGCGGGCGGCGTCGTCGCCTTCCGCAGGGGCTCCCTGGCGATCCTCGACGTGGACGAGCCCCGCCGCGGCGGCGGCCGCCTGTCGGCCCTCTACGCCCCGGCGGCCCTCCGGGCGGCGGGCGCCTGA
- the aceB gene encoding malate synthase A, with protein MSTIAPPEGVQVTAEVTPEMAEILTSDALALVAKLHRNFESRRQELLARRDERAKRLDAGEMPDFLPETKHIREDPSWKVAPAPADLQDRRTEITGPVDRKMIINALNSGAKVFMADFEDANTPTWENTIQGQINLRDAVDGTITFSGGGKEYRLGETLATLLVRPRGWHLDEKHVLIDGTKVSAGIFDFALFMFHNAKNLLAKGSGPYFYLPKMESHLEARLWNDIIVMTQDEIGVPQGSVRATVLIETILAAFEMEEILYELRDHSAGLNCGRWDYIFSVIKKFRSRPDFVLADRVLVTMTTHFMNSYSLLAIQTCHRRGAHAIGGMAAQIPIKNDPQANEEALAKVRADKEREASNGHDGTWVAHPGLVPIALEAFDKVMPGPNQLDRLREDVTITAQDLLTFEPEGPITEEGLRTNISVGVQYLGAWLNGIGCVPINNLMEDAATAEISRSQVWQWIHSPRGVLEDGRTVDAELFRAVLAEELEKIHDQYPQELHEYFDRAAKLFDEISTSDDFVEFLTLPAYGMID; from the coding sequence ATGAGCACGATCGCCCCACCCGAAGGAGTCCAGGTCACCGCCGAGGTCACGCCCGAGATGGCGGAGATCCTCACCAGCGACGCGCTGGCGCTGGTGGCGAAGCTGCACCGGAACTTCGAGTCGCGGCGTCAGGAGCTGCTCGCCAGGCGGGACGAGCGCGCCAAGCGCCTCGACGCCGGTGAGATGCCCGACTTCCTGCCCGAGACGAAGCACATCCGCGAGGACCCGAGCTGGAAGGTCGCCCCCGCGCCGGCGGACCTGCAGGACCGCCGCACGGAGATCACCGGCCCGGTCGACCGCAAGATGATCATCAACGCGCTCAACTCGGGCGCGAAGGTGTTCATGGCGGACTTCGAGGACGCCAACACGCCCACCTGGGAGAACACGATCCAGGGGCAGATCAACCTGCGCGACGCCGTGGACGGCACGATCACCTTCAGCGGCGGCGGCAAGGAGTACAGGCTCGGCGAGACGCTCGCCACGCTGCTCGTGCGCCCGCGCGGCTGGCACCTGGACGAGAAGCACGTGCTGATCGACGGCACGAAGGTCTCGGCCGGCATCTTCGACTTCGCGCTGTTCATGTTCCACAACGCGAAGAACCTGCTCGCCAAGGGCTCGGGGCCGTACTTCTACCTGCCCAAGATGGAGAGCCACCTCGAGGCGCGGCTCTGGAACGACATCATCGTCATGACGCAGGACGAGATCGGCGTGCCGCAGGGCAGCGTCCGGGCCACCGTCCTCATCGAGACGATCCTCGCCGCGTTCGAGATGGAGGAGATCCTCTACGAGCTGCGGGACCACTCGGCCGGCCTCAACTGCGGCCGCTGGGACTACATCTTCAGCGTCATCAAGAAGTTCCGCAGCCGTCCCGACTTCGTGCTCGCCGACCGCGTGCTGGTCACGATGACCACGCACTTCATGAACTCGTACTCGCTGCTCGCGATCCAGACCTGCCACCGCCGCGGCGCCCACGCGATCGGCGGCATGGCGGCCCAGATCCCGATCAAGAACGACCCGCAGGCCAACGAGGAGGCCCTCGCCAAGGTGCGGGCCGACAAGGAGCGCGAGGCCAGCAACGGCCACGACGGCACCTGGGTCGCCCACCCGGGCCTCGTGCCGATCGCCCTCGAGGCGTTCGACAAGGTCATGCCGGGCCCGAACCAGCTCGACCGCCTGCGCGAGGACGTCACGATCACGGCGCAGGACCTGCTGACCTTCGAGCCCGAGGGCCCGATCACCGAGGAGGGCCTGCGCACCAACATCAGCGTCGGCGTCCAGTACCTCGGCGCCTGGCTCAACGGCATCGGCTGCGTCCCGATCAACAACCTGATGGAGGACGCCGCCACCGCGGAGATCTCCCGCAGCCAGGTGTGGCAGTGGATCCACAGCCCGCGCGGCGTGCTGGAGGACGGCCGCACGGTGGACGCCGAGCTGTTCCGCGCCGTGCTGGCGGAGGAGCTGGAGAAGATCCACGACCAGTACCCGCAGGAGCTGCACGAGTACTTCGACCGCGCGGCCAAGCTGTTCGACGAGATCTCGACCTCCGACGACTTCGTCGAGTTCCTCACGCTGCCGGCCTACGGGATGATCGACTGA
- a CDS encoding copper resistance protein CopC, which yields MRRILLVVAALAAFLTASGTALGHAYLVSSTPAKDAKVQTAPDVLLMNFNEPIELLNLGDADVVDEDGQPVSAGAARRGTDTRQLQIPLQPGLPDGTYTVRYKVIGADSHIIPGVWVFGVGDGELGPPWFEGDGSGGPSETSAWGTSSRFLEIVGLGGLIGLLAFRWLVWAPAVRGGRDVSDADRTAALTWGRDAFWVGFGVLALGAMLAEGYLLVVHTAGVLGTDVLSALRDATGISQVLGDTRFGSLVQLRGALLFGLFAIGAILFIREYGGAGTPKAATASGPPWAAVLMAALLLSVLGGIAAQGHASVADWAAVQIGAHLVHVVAVAVWLTGLALVAIVHVRLPKVAPGGGPALAARVLTRFSAVASVAVAVAIASGLVRTLGELDDPAQLWGSDYGQSILWKLALLVPIAVIALYNRRIVAALARVRRPNAPTLRLVRRTASAELALALVIVLIATVLVAQVPAGA from the coding sequence ATGCGCCGGATCCTCCTCGTCGTCGCCGCGCTGGCGGCGTTCCTCACCGCGAGCGGCACTGCGCTGGGGCACGCCTACCTCGTCAGCAGCACGCCGGCGAAGGACGCGAAGGTGCAGACGGCGCCCGACGTGCTCCTGATGAACTTCAACGAGCCGATCGAGCTGCTCAACCTCGGCGACGCCGACGTGGTGGACGAGGACGGCCAGCCGGTCAGCGCCGGCGCCGCGCGGCGCGGCACCGACACGCGCCAGCTGCAGATCCCGCTGCAGCCCGGCCTGCCGGACGGCACCTACACCGTGCGCTACAAGGTGATCGGCGCCGACTCGCACATCATCCCGGGCGTCTGGGTGTTCGGCGTCGGCGACGGCGAGCTCGGGCCGCCGTGGTTCGAGGGCGACGGCTCGGGCGGGCCCAGCGAGACGAGCGCCTGGGGCACCAGCTCGCGGTTCCTCGAGATCGTGGGCCTCGGCGGGCTGATCGGCCTGCTGGCCTTCCGCTGGCTGGTGTGGGCGCCGGCCGTGCGCGGCGGCCGCGACGTCTCCGACGCCGACCGCACGGCGGCCCTCACGTGGGGCCGCGACGCCTTCTGGGTGGGCTTCGGCGTGCTCGCCCTGGGCGCGATGCTCGCCGAGGGCTACCTGCTCGTGGTGCACACCGCCGGCGTGCTCGGCACCGACGTGCTGTCGGCGCTGCGCGACGCCACCGGCATCAGCCAGGTGCTCGGCGACACGCGCTTCGGCTCCTTGGTGCAGCTGCGCGGCGCGCTGCTGTTCGGGCTCTTCGCGATCGGCGCGATCCTCTTCATCCGCGAGTACGGCGGCGCGGGCACCCCGAAGGCCGCCACGGCGAGCGGCCCGCCATGGGCCGCCGTGCTGATGGCCGCCCTGCTGCTCAGCGTGCTCGGCGGCATCGCGGCCCAGGGGCACGCCAGCGTGGCCGACTGGGCCGCCGTGCAGATCGGCGCCCACCTGGTGCACGTGGTGGCGGTGGCCGTCTGGCTCACCGGCCTGGCGCTGGTCGCGATCGTGCACGTGCGCCTGCCGAAGGTCGCGCCCGGCGGCGGGCCCGCGCTGGCCGCGCGCGTGCTGACCCGCTTCTCGGCGGTCGCGTCCGTCGCCGTGGCCGTGGCGATCGCCTCGGGCCTCGTGCGCACGCTCGGCGAGCTCGACGACCCGGCCCAGCTCTGGGGCAGCGACTACGGCCAGAGCATCCTCTGGAAGCTCGCGCTGCTGGTGCCGATCGCGGTCATCGCGCTCTACAACCGGCGCATCGTGGCCGCGCTGGCGCGGGTGCGCCGGCCCAACGCGCCGACGCTGCGCCTGGTGCGCCGCACGGCGAGCGCCGAGCTCGCCCTGGCGCTGGTGATCGTGCTCATCGCCACCGTGCTCGTCGCCCAGGTGCCGGCGGGTGCCTGA
- a CDS encoding enoyl-ACP reductase FabI, with product MPQLLEGKTGLVVGVANKRSIAWAIARKLDEAGARLVLTYQNERTESEVRKLAATLRDCAAVLPLDVQDDAQITAATGQAAEALGGGFDVLVHAVAYARPEDLGGRFIDTARDGFHLALDVSAYSLAALAREAEPHMRARGGGSVMALSYIAADRAVPGYNVMGVAKSALESIVRYLSWDLGDGGIRVNAISAGPVRTLAARGIPGFGTMADRAAERTPLRREITQDEVADTALFLASPLSASITGETIFVDAGFHAIGL from the coding sequence GTGCCCCAGCTCCTTGAGGGGAAGACCGGCCTCGTCGTGGGCGTGGCCAACAAGCGCAGCATCGCCTGGGCGATCGCCCGCAAGCTCGACGAGGCGGGCGCGCGCCTGGTGTTGACCTACCAGAACGAGCGCACCGAGAGCGAGGTGCGCAAGCTCGCCGCCACGCTGCGCGACTGCGCCGCCGTGCTGCCGCTCGACGTGCAGGACGACGCCCAGATCACGGCCGCCACCGGCCAGGCCGCGGAGGCGCTCGGGGGCGGCTTCGACGTCCTGGTGCACGCGGTGGCCTACGCGCGCCCCGAGGACCTCGGCGGCCGCTTCATCGACACCGCGCGCGACGGCTTCCACCTCGCGCTCGACGTCTCCGCCTACTCGCTGGCCGCGCTGGCCCGCGAGGCCGAGCCGCACATGCGGGCCCGCGGCGGGGGCTCGGTCATGGCGCTCTCGTACATCGCGGCCGATCGCGCGGTGCCCGGCTACAACGTGATGGGCGTCGCCAAGTCGGCGCTCGAGTCGATCGTCCGCTACCTGTCGTGGGACCTCGGCGACGGCGGGATCCGGGTCAACGCGATCTCGGCCGGGCCGGTGCGCACCCTGGCGGCGCGCGGCATCCCCGGCTTCGGGACGATGGCCGACCGGGCCGCCGAGCGCACGCCGCTGCGCCGCGAGATCACCCAGGACGAGGTGGCCGACACCGCGCTCTTCCTGGCCTCGCCGCTGTCGGCGAGCATCACCGGCGAGACGATCTTCGTCGACGCCGGCTTCCACGCCATCGGCTTGTAG
- a CDS encoding metallophosphoesterase family protein, whose amino-acid sequence MRIGVVADTHVPDLLRALPDEVCDALAGADLILHAGDVTAPAVLDRLRAIAPVAAVRGNHDRGRQGRALPRDLVVRAGGLRIGLTHGHRPAPAELAAGVGSLVAGRPPLGSFARAARRRFGDVDVVVVGHLHVRVHEVVEGALVFSPGAVYVAEHDPAFDWSTPKGRLYRRHRSGLPAEAIVPAVGVIEPGPAGPVARTIPLRRPRG is encoded by the coding sequence ATGCGCATCGGCGTCGTGGCGGACACGCACGTGCCCGACCTCCTGCGGGCGCTGCCGGACGAGGTGTGCGACGCCCTCGCCGGCGCGGACCTGATCCTGCACGCCGGCGACGTGACCGCCCCGGCCGTGCTCGACCGGCTGCGCGCGATCGCGCCCGTCGCCGCGGTGCGCGGCAACCACGACCGCGGCCGCCAGGGGCGGGCGCTGCCGCGCGACCTGGTGGTGCGGGCGGGCGGCCTGCGGATCGGCCTCACCCACGGTCACCGCCCCGCCCCCGCCGAGCTGGCGGCCGGGGTGGGCTCGCTCGTGGCGGGCCGGCCGCCGCTGGGGTCGTTCGCGCGCGCGGCGCGGCGGCGCTTCGGCGACGTGGACGTCGTGGTGGTCGGCCACCTGCACGTGCGGGTGCACGAGGTGGTGGAGGGCGCGCTCGTCTTCTCCCCCGGCGCGGTCTACGTGGCCGAGCACGACCCCGCCTTCGACTGGAGCACGCCGAAGGGCCGGCTCTACCGCCGGCACCGCTCGGGCCTGCCGGCCGAGGCGATCGTCCCGGCGGTGGGGGTGATCGAGCCCGGCCCCGCCGGGCCGGTCGCGCGCACGATCCCGCTGCGGAGGCCGCGGGGGTGA